In a single window of the Chondrocystis sp. NIES-4102 genome:
- the mreB gene encoding rod shape-determining protein gives MGIDLGTANTLVYVSGKGIVLEEPSVVAIDRKTEQPRAFGKEAKLLLGRAPEDIQALRPLKDGVIADFDATEAMIQEFVRRAFEGNPLVHPRMVIGIPSGVTKLERRAVIEAASNAGAREVDLIEEPLAAAIGAGLPISEPTGNMIVDIGGGTTEVAVISSQGKVISESIRIAGDELTEAIVNQVKQQYKLAIGENTAETIKFRLGSACSLDEPERTMEVRGLHQLTGLPSTIEIGESEVRDCLQESIRCILDAIKRTLEQTPPDLAADIIDRGIMLAGGGAMIKGLDVLISNETGIVTHIAPEPLKCVVLGTGKVLEDKSLDRVFSDRTILS, from the coding sequence ATGGGTATAGATCTAGGTACTGCGAACACATTAGTATATGTATCTGGTAAAGGAATTGTCTTGGAAGAACCTTCTGTAGTCGCCATAGATCGCAAAACAGAACAGCCAAGAGCATTTGGTAAAGAGGCAAAATTACTTTTAGGACGCGCTCCAGAAGACATACAAGCGTTGCGCCCGTTAAAAGATGGGGTGATAGCAGATTTTGATGCTACTGAGGCAATGATTCAAGAATTTGTCAGACGAGCCTTTGAAGGTAATCCTTTAGTTCACCCACGTATGGTGATTGGTATTCCTAGTGGTGTAACAAAATTAGAACGTCGTGCAGTGATTGAGGCAGCTTCCAATGCAGGAGCTAGGGAAGTCGATTTAATAGAAGAACCTTTAGCAGCAGCTATCGGTGCAGGGCTACCAATTAGTGAACCCACAGGCAACATGATAGTTGATATTGGGGGTGGGACGACCGAAGTCGCAGTAATTAGTTCTCAGGGTAAGGTAATCAGCGAATCAATCCGCATTGCAGGGGATGAATTAACCGAAGCCATTGTTAATCAGGTTAAACAACAATATAAATTAGCGATCGGGGAAAATACAGCCGAAACAATAAAATTTAGATTAGGTTCAGCTTGTTCTTTAGATGAGCCTGAGCGGACAATGGAAGTGAGGGGATTACACCAACTTACAGGCTTACCCAGCACAATCGAAATAGGCGAGTCGGAAGTACGTGACTGTTTACAAGAGTCTATCAGATGTATTTTAGATGCTATAAAAAGAACCCTAGAGCAAACACCCCCAGATTTAGCAGCCGATATCATTGATCGTGGGATTATGTTGGCTGGAGGAGGAGCTATGATCAAAGGCTTGGATGTCTTGATTAGCAATGAGACTGGAATTGTTACCCATATTGCCCCCGAACCTTTAAAATGCGTCGTTTTAGGCACAGGTAAAGTTTTAGAAGATAAAAGCTTAGATCGGGTTTTTAGCGATCGCACTATTCTTAGTTAA
- a CDS encoding type 3 multicopper oxidase, with protein sequence MNFNNNLKTRRQFLQWGLFLGGMTTMAFKLNNRQVHAANAVRIPPIPKVDNLLELSFDPMAILRDFDYGTIKEENGRTIREFEVFAHSTAIKLNSAIDYVSWNLNDRVPAPTLRATEGDRVRIIFHNEDGHSHSLHFHGTHPIEMDGVDSIRRGETFIYEFDAEPYGVHPYHCHVAPITRHVSKGLYGLFIVDPPEGRPEADEMVMVMGGYDLDGDEHNELYAFNGIPNYYRDYPIPIYQNQLIRLYILNMIEFDPVVTFHIHANMFEIYRTGRSLEADEESDVISLGTAERHILEFTYKYPGQYMFHPHQDIIAENGCMGFFDVLPEPA encoded by the coding sequence ATGAATTTCAATAATAATCTTAAAACTCGTCGTCAATTTCTCCAATGGGGTTTATTTTTGGGTGGAATGACGACTATGGCATTTAAATTAAATAACCGTCAGGTTCATGCTGCTAATGCTGTTAGAATTCCCCCCATACCAAAAGTCGATAATCTTTTAGAATTGAGCTTCGATCCGATGGCGATTTTGAGAGATTTCGATTATGGGACTATCAAAGAGGAAAACGGACGTACAATTAGAGAATTTGAAGTATTTGCCCACAGCACCGCAATTAAGCTAAATAGTGCTATAGATTACGTAAGCTGGAATTTAAACGATCGCGTTCCTGCACCCACTTTAAGAGCTACAGAAGGGGATCGGGTTCGCATTATTTTCCACAATGAAGACGGACATTCTCATAGTTTACACTTTCACGGTACGCATCCTATAGAGATGGATGGAGTAGATTCGATCCGCCGAGGGGAAACATTTATCTATGAATTTGATGCTGAACCTTATGGTGTTCATCCCTATCACTGTCATGTTGCTCCTATCACTCGTCATGTGAGTAAAGGGCTATACGGTCTATTTATCGTTGATCCCCCCGAAGGTCGTCCCGAAGCTGATGAAATGGTTATGGTTATGGGTGGTTATGATTTGGACGGGGATGAACATAACGAATTGTATGCCTTTAACGGTATTCCTAATTATTATCGAGATTATCCCATCCCTATTTATCAAAATCAGTTAATTCGCCTCTATATTCTCAATATGATTGAGTTTGACCCCGTTGTGACTTTTCATATTCACGCTAATATGTTTGAGATTTATCGCACTGGGCGCAGTCTGGAAGCTGATGAAGAGAGTGATGTTATTAGTTTAGGGACTGCTGAAAGACATATTTTAGAATTTACTTATAAATATCCTGGACAATATATGTTCCATCCGCACCAAGATATTATCGCCGAAAATGGTTGTATGGGCTTTTTTGATGTTCTCCCAGAACCAGCTTAA
- a CDS encoding glycosyltransferase, MGT family protein, protein MKHFGILCPPSPGHLNPMASLGYELQRRGHRVTLIGLLDTQPYATAAKIDFCPIGPDKFPLGSTKESLDRLGKLSGIPALLYTIDLFRQGTKALLGEVPRSCREIGIEVLLIDQVLFEGSTIAEYLNIPFITICNAIIVNPEPAVPPALTGWDYDPSWLGQLRNQIGSGLLQLAATPIRAIVEEYRQKWNLPVIDTSNKLNLWSKLAIISQQSPSFEFPRQELPDYFHFTGALINPLSRVDVPFPWEKLTDKPLIYASLGTLQNKLFNIFIQIAYACQYLNVQLVISLGGASEPEELGYLPGSPIVVKVAPQLSLLERARLCITHAGMNTTLESLKNGVPMVAIPITNDQPGVAARIAWTKTGEVVPLNQCNVDNLATAIQKVLTQPYYRQNAQKFQAEMVQAGGVGKAAEIIESVI, encoded by the coding sequence ATGAAACATTTTGGTATCCTTTGTCCTCCTAGTCCAGGACATCTTAATCCAATGGCTAGTCTGGGTTATGAACTTCAACGAAGAGGACATCGAGTTACCTTAATTGGGCTACTTGATACTCAACCTTATGCTACTGCTGCCAAGATTGATTTTTGTCCTATAGGCCCAGATAAGTTTCCGTTAGGTAGCACCAAAGAGTCCCTAGATCGTTTAGGCAAGTTAAGCGGTATTCCCGCACTACTATATACTATTGATTTATTTCGTCAGGGAACAAAAGCACTTTTAGGTGAAGTACCCAGATCTTGCCGAGAGATTGGAATTGAAGTTTTATTAATTGATCAAGTTCTTTTTGAGGGATCAACAATCGCTGAATATCTCAACATCCCTTTTATTACTATTTGTAATGCTATTATAGTTAATCCTGAACCTGCTGTCCCTCCTGCCTTAACTGGTTGGGATTATGATCCATCCTGGTTAGGACAACTCCGCAATCAAATTGGCAGTGGTCTACTACAGTTAGCTGCTACACCAATTCGAGCAATAGTGGAGGAATATCGCCAAAAATGGAATTTACCCGTCATCGATACCAGTAATAAACTAAATCTCTGGTCTAAGCTTGCTATTATTAGTCAGCAGTCTCCTTCTTTTGAATTTCCGAGACAGGAATTACCTGATTATTTTCACTTTACAGGAGCTTTAATTAATCCCCTATCGAGAGTAGATGTACCTTTTCCTTGGGAGAAGCTAACGGATAAACCGCTAATTTATGCTTCTTTGGGAACATTACAAAATAAACTTTTTAACATTTTTATTCAGATTGCCTATGCCTGTCAATATTTAAATGTTCAATTAGTAATTAGCTTGGGGGGCGCAAGTGAACCAGAGGAATTAGGCTATCTTCCAGGATCACCAATTGTTGTAAAAGTTGCCCCGCAATTATCTTTACTTGAACGTGCTCGCCTCTGTATTACTCACGCAGGTATGAATACCACACTAGAATCGTTAAAAAATGGTGTGCCAATGGTAGCCATCCCGATAACTAACGATCAACCTGGGGTAGCTGCGCGCATTGCTTGGACTAAGACGGGGGAAGTAGTACCTTTAAATCAATGTAATGTGGATAATTTGGCAACGGCAATTCAAAAAGTTCTTACTCAACCCTATTATCGTCAAAATGCCCAGAAATTCCAGGCAGAAATGGTACAAGCTGGGGGTGTGGGTAAAGCTGCGGAGATTATCGAATCTGTTATTTGA
- a CDS encoding 2OG-Fe(II) oxygenase — translation MIFSIENLISPDEVTEIKGVLDGAEFVDGKLTAGWHAKLVKNNQQLKAGTSQQQLKAKIRSLLQKNALFQSAVHPKSIHSILFSRYESGMSYDTHVDNALMNNDAGLCRSDVSFTLFLSSPHDYQGGELVIEGVQEEQSYKLEAGAAIVYPSTTLHRVNPVTEGRRLVVVGWVQSTIRHASDRELLFDLETARRAIFAKSGKTPEFDLISKSIANLIRRWADV, via the coding sequence ATGATTTTTTCGATAGAAAACCTTATTTCTCCAGATGAAGTAACGGAAATCAAAGGGGTATTAGACGGGGCAGAATTTGTAGATGGCAAGCTGACGGCTGGTTGGCACGCCAAGCTAGTAAAAAATAATCAGCAACTTAAAGCAGGTACATCACAACAGCAACTTAAAGCAAAAATTCGCTCACTTTTGCAAAAAAATGCTTTATTTCAGTCAGCAGTACATCCAAAATCAATTCATTCAATTTTATTTAGTCGTTATGAGTCGGGAATGTCCTACGACACCCATGTAGATAATGCGCTAATGAATAATGATGCTGGTTTGTGTCGCTCTGATGTATCTTTCACTTTATTTCTTAGTTCACCTCATGATTATCAGGGAGGAGAATTAGTAATAGAAGGAGTACAAGAGGAGCAAAGCTACAAATTAGAAGCAGGTGCAGCTATTGTTTATCCTTCAACTACTTTACATCGTGTTAATCCTGTTACAGAAGGTAGAAGATTAGTTGTAGTAGGTTGGGTACAGAGTACTATTCGCCATGCCAGCGATCGCGAATTACTTTTTGACCTAGAAACGGCTCGACGTGCTATCTTTGCTAAATCTGGTAAAACTCCTGAATTTGATTTGATTTCTAAAAGTATTGCTAATTTGATCCGTAGATGGGCGGATGTTTAA
- a CDS encoding putative methylenetetrahydrofolate reductase, translating into MISNLQQAVMQQKFIITAEVAPPKGGNPSKMLDVAAKLKDRVHAVNVTDGSRAVLRMSAVGASVILLQHGIEPVCQIACRDRNSLGLQGDLMGAYALGIRNILALTGDPIKAGDHQNARGVFELESVRLLRLINKLNSGLDYNDKQMPDEALNLFPGAAVDPQLKSWSSLQKRFEKKLEAGAQFFQSQMITDFDRLDKFMSQIACVSDKPVLAGIFLLKSAKNAQFINKYVPGVHIPDEIIDRLGKAEHPLQEGIKIAAEQVKQAQSLCQGVHLMAVKCEELIPEILDLAQIKPLSCP; encoded by the coding sequence ATGATCAGTAATCTTCAACAAGCAGTAATGCAGCAAAAATTCATAATTACTGCCGAAGTTGCCCCCCCCAAAGGTGGAAATCCTAGTAAAATGCTGGATGTGGCAGCAAAACTAAAAGATAGAGTTCACGCAGTCAATGTTACCGATGGTAGTCGGGCGGTATTAAGAATGTCTGCCGTCGGTGCATCTGTAATCTTATTGCAACACGGAATTGAACCAGTTTGTCAGATAGCTTGTCGCGATCGCAATTCTTTAGGTTTACAAGGGGATCTCATGGGTGCTTATGCCTTGGGAATTCGCAATATTTTGGCACTGACAGGTGATCCTATTAAAGCTGGTGATCATCAAAATGCTCGCGGAGTATTTGAATTGGAATCGGTAAGACTGCTACGATTAATCAATAAACTTAATAGTGGTCTAGATTATAACGATAAGCAAATGCCCGATGAAGCCCTCAACCTATTCCCAGGGGCTGCGGTAGATCCACAACTCAAAAGTTGGTCAAGTTTACAAAAAAGATTTGAGAAAAAACTAGAAGCAGGGGCGCAATTTTTTCAAAGTCAGATGATCACCGATTTTGATCGACTCGATAAATTCATGAGTCAGATAGCTTGCGTTAGTGATAAACCCGTTTTAGCTGGTATCTTTCTCTTAAAATCTGCCAAAAATGCCCAATTTATCAATAAATATGTCCCAGGAGTGCATATACCCGATGAAATTATCGATCGCTTAGGTAAGGCAGAGCATCCTTTGCAAGAAGGAATAAAAATAGCAGCCGAGCAAGTAAAACAAGCCCAGAGTTTGTGTCAGGGAGTGCATTTAATGGCAGTCAAATGTGAAGAATTAATCCCAGAAATTCTTGATTTAGCCCAAATCAAACCTTTATCTTGCCCTTAG
- the trpS gene encoding tryptophanyl-tRNA synthetase, with protein MSKKRVLSGIQTTGNLHLGNYLGAIRNWVEIQQDYDNFFFFADLHAITVPHDAKVLAENTLKMAAVYLASGIDLECSTIFVQSHVTAHSELAWLLNCITPLNWLERMIQFKEKAVKQGENVSVGLLDYPVLMAADILLYDADVVPVGEDQKQHLELTRDIAARVNDRFGKKKQPVLKVPQPMIRPEGARVMSLTDGTKKMSKSDPSDLSRIEILDSADIINKKIKKCKTDPIKGLVFDDPQRPECHNLLTLYQLLGNKTKDQVAQECQDMGWGQFKPLLSETTIEALKPIQDKYQELMDNQDYLNDILLKGADKASCVANQTLTRVKDALGFLPKMDVISDK; from the coding sequence ATGAGTAAAAAGCGAGTTTTATCTGGAATTCAAACTACTGGCAACCTACATTTAGGTAACTATTTAGGCGCAATTCGTAACTGGGTAGAAATACAACAGGACTATGATAATTTCTTCTTTTTTGCTGATCTTCATGCTATTACTGTACCCCATGATGCTAAAGTTTTAGCGGAAAATACCCTCAAGATGGCAGCCGTCTATCTAGCTTCTGGTATAGATTTAGAATGCTCTACTATTTTTGTACAATCCCATGTTACCGCCCATAGCGAACTTGCTTGGTTACTCAACTGTATTACCCCTCTAAACTGGTTAGAAAGAATGATTCAGTTTAAAGAAAAAGCAGTTAAACAGGGAGAAAATGTGAGCGTTGGCTTATTAGATTATCCTGTACTGATGGCAGCAGATATACTACTCTATGATGCCGATGTAGTACCTGTGGGTGAAGATCAAAAACAACATTTAGAATTAACTAGAGATATTGCAGCTAGGGTTAACGATCGCTTTGGTAAGAAAAAACAACCTGTATTAAAAGTGCCTCAACCTATGATTCGTCCAGAAGGTGCAAGGGTTATGAGTTTGACAGATGGTACAAAAAAAATGTCTAAATCCGATCCGTCTGATTTAAGCCGTATTGAAATACTAGATAGTGCAGATATAATCAATAAAAAGATCAAAAAATGTAAAACCGATCCGATAAAAGGATTAGTATTTGATGATCCTCAACGTCCTGAGTGTCATAATTTACTTACGCTCTATCAACTTTTGGGTAATAAAACCAAAGATCAAGTGGCTCAAGAATGCCAAGATATGGGTTGGGGACAATTTAAACCTTTGCTAAGTGAAACTACTATTGAAGCTTTAAAACCCATTCAGGATAAGTACCAAGAGTTAATGGATAATCAAGATTATCTCAATGACATATTGCTCAAAGGTGCAGATAAAGCAAGTTGTGTCGCCAACCAAACCTTGACTAGAGTTAAAGATGCTTTAGGTTTTTTGCCAAAGATGGATGTAATTTCAGATAAATAA